A single window of Novipirellula aureliae DNA harbors:
- a CDS encoding sigma-70 family RNA polymerase sigma factor, whose translation MPNTKTESSAESESSAESESSAECSSENRETFDVSLIARLIPQLTAIARNSIARRWQSKVGASDIVQNTFLEAADTLSSFSGSSIAEFNQWLRAILAHNLQDSRRKFVVAQMRSVEREQPMDRFIGPLLKTSEKSPVGVAVSNEFDRELHRVIGTLDQIDQQILTLRYQQKLAFGEIGTRVNMKEDTVRKRWGRILKLLQHKLRRFDSQACSRRV comes from the coding sequence ATGCCCAATACGAAAACTGAGTCCAGTGCAGAAAGCGAGTCCAGTGCAGAAAGCGAGTCCAGTGCAGAGTGTTCGAGTGAGAACCGCGAAACGTTTGATGTGTCGCTGATCGCACGGCTAATTCCTCAGTTGACAGCGATCGCTCGCAATTCAATCGCTCGAAGGTGGCAGTCGAAAGTGGGCGCGTCGGACATTGTCCAAAACACCTTTCTCGAGGCTGCCGATACACTTTCCTCTTTCTCTGGCTCATCCATTGCTGAGTTCAATCAGTGGCTGCGAGCGATCCTGGCTCACAATCTGCAAGACTCGCGTCGGAAGTTTGTGGTTGCCCAGATGCGGAGCGTGGAGCGAGAGCAGCCGATGGATCGATTCATCGGTCCGCTGTTAAAAACCAGCGAAAAGTCTCCTGTGGGTGTCGCAGTGTCTAACGAGTTCGATCGTGAACTGCATCGTGTGATCGGTACGCTTGATCAAATTGACCAGCAGATTCTGACGCTGCGGTACCAGCAGAAACTAGCGTTTGGCGAAATAGGAACTCGAGTCAATATGAAAGAGGATACGGTGCGGAAGCGGTGGGGTCGCATCTTGAAGTTACTCCAACACAAACTGCGTCGTTTTGATTCGCAGGCTTGTTCCAGACGGGTTTGA
- a CDS encoding ECF-type sigma factor: MTASVNDVYLRLVWVGRLQRFHIRGHFFAATAEVKRRIRVDAARRRDCQYVAATSNVSTYSKYLSWLTSQGRRPTCFSIWKASAHWLGSVFDPQAEDAFRSDSREAIDARQS, encoded by the coding sequence CTGACGGCATCAGTGAACGATGTCTATCTGCGGTTGGTTTGGGTTGGCCGACTGCAACGTTTTCACATTCGCGGGCATTTCTTCGCAGCCACCGCTGAAGTGAAGCGACGAATACGGGTCGACGCCGCTCGCCGTCGCGATTGCCAATACGTGGCGGCTACTTCCAACGTTTCAACCTACTCGAAATACCTCAGTTGGTTGACGAGTCAAGGCAGACGACCGACCTGCTTCTCGATTTGGAAAGCGTCCGCCCATTGGCTCGGTTCAGTTTTTGATCCCCAGGCCGAAGACGCTTTCCGCTCGGATAGCCGAGAGGCAATTGACGCGAGACAATCTTAG
- a CDS encoding dockerin type I domain-containing protein, which translates to MNLRRPKRRLAIENLEVRRLMVADMDVIEQASATMSIYDQQMLELINRARADPLAEAARRQIDLNEGLNPGAITSDPKQPLAPITVLNDVAIAHSQDMIERGFFAHENPDGLRPFERALNAGYGSGFAGENLAARSGISLVRASTLLHFDLYGSPGHRYNFLLPRYRDVGLGFERGPITFSSGQIATGILVTQVFGGGVQDEYSITGVAFEDSKTADDFYSLGEGRGGIIIEARQSNGPLFVTTTGSSGGYALRVGSGSYQLTAYSSSRLESIDLGVIVVTDQNIKIDVRTEEFVSVDPVKESLVLLGADELIRLADPQVDLSALVTIDIRGKGDNTLVVDAGRLGSLLPLTPLTVLANSGDRVVFEPGWKFESARLSEGALIRQFRHDQAIIDLVGPSSFQNPVNAFDVSGDLSVTASDALKIINELSLRRYSNNPNGELRDEQSIDVNLFNFYDVSGDFKVTALDALQVINAIIHDSNPVVVVPEPEQYGTVEKSDRDEPSENLRRINGISETLTAPSVLIRSTAWMSDSTSVSSGSPPPSGVESVRDNERVRDHLFSSLADIGFSIDSMALRSLE; encoded by the coding sequence ATGAACCTCCGACGACCGAAGCGACGATTGGCAATCGAAAACTTGGAAGTTCGTCGACTGATGGTGGCGGATATGGATGTCATTGAGCAGGCATCGGCCACCATGTCCATTTACGACCAACAAATGCTGGAGTTAATCAATCGGGCACGTGCCGATCCATTAGCAGAGGCAGCACGCAGGCAGATCGATCTCAACGAGGGACTTAATCCAGGCGCAATTACGTCGGATCCCAAACAGCCGCTCGCGCCAATCACCGTACTCAACGACGTAGCAATCGCACACTCGCAAGACATGATCGAGCGAGGTTTTTTCGCCCATGAAAACCCGGATGGACTTCGGCCCTTTGAGCGTGCTCTTAATGCTGGATACGGATCGGGATTTGCGGGCGAAAACTTGGCCGCGCGGAGCGGAATTAGTCTAGTTCGTGCATCCACGCTCCTTCATTTTGATCTCTATGGAAGCCCAGGGCATCGTTATAACTTTCTTTTACCTAGATATCGTGACGTTGGACTTGGCTTCGAACGGGGGCCGATTACTTTTAGTAGCGGGCAGATTGCTACAGGGATTTTGGTCACACAAGTCTTCGGAGGCGGTGTGCAAGACGAGTATTCGATCACGGGTGTTGCCTTTGAAGACTCTAAGACTGCCGACGATTTTTACAGCCTGGGCGAAGGTCGCGGAGGGATCATTATTGAGGCTCGTCAGTCCAACGGGCCACTGTTCGTGACGACGACGGGAAGTTCCGGCGGATATGCGCTGCGGGTAGGTTCTGGCAGCTACCAACTGACCGCGTATTCATCAAGTCGTTTAGAATCGATTGATCTTGGTGTGATCGTGGTCACGGACCAAAATATCAAAATTGATGTGCGAACGGAAGAATTTGTTTCCGTCGATCCGGTCAAAGAGAGTCTCGTGTTGCTGGGTGCCGACGAATTGATTCGTCTGGCTGATCCGCAAGTTGACTTAAGTGCGCTCGTCACGATTGATATTCGCGGTAAGGGCGACAATACGCTCGTCGTTGATGCTGGCAGGCTTGGATCGTTATTGCCCTTAACCCCGTTGACGGTGCTCGCGAATTCGGGAGACAGGGTTGTCTTCGAGCCAGGTTGGAAGTTTGAATCGGCTCGACTGAGCGAGGGGGCTCTCATCCGGCAGTTTCGTCATGATCAAGCGATCATCGATCTGGTCGGTCCGTCGTCGTTTCAGAATCCGGTCAACGCTTTTGACGTCAGTGGCGACCTTTCGGTTACGGCCAGCGACGCGCTCAAGATTATCAATGAACTATCGCTTCGTCGCTACAGCAACAATCCCAATGGCGAGTTGCGTGATGAGCAATCCATTGACGTGAACCTGTTCAATTTCTATGACGTTTCCGGCGATTTTAAGGTGACGGCACTCGACGCATTACAAGTCATCAATGCGATCATCCACGATTCAAATCCCGTTGTTGTGGTCCCTGAACCAGAGCAGTATGGCACGGTTGAAAAATCAGATCGCGACGAACCGTCCGAGAACCTTCGCAGGATCAACGGTATCAGCGAGACGTTGACCGCGCCTTCCGTTTTGATTCGATCGACCGCCTGGATGAGTGACTCAACGTCAGTTTCCTCGGGAAGTCCGCCGCCGAGCGGCGTTGAAAGTGTCCGAGATAACGAACGAGTCCGAGATCACTTATTCTCTTCGTTGGCAGACATCGGATTTTCGATCGACAGCATGGCTCTACGTTCCCTCGAATAA
- a CDS encoding serine/threonine-protein kinase, with translation MIRRLVPDGFDMDAHGDLGAEIPDDRVDLSELDDAFQLLASGSSGEQVESIAELFAASGTGGGDDEESIHKNAALLLRLAKHYSDRPPEVPIAADGHVIPKQIGRFSILREIGSGGFGVIYLARDEAIGRDVAIKLPRRDLIQDAVRRKQMIHEARTAGSLEHPGIIPIYESGCEGETVYLVSSYCEGPDLATWLGSQTERPSVIEIASFVSRLADAVAYAHGKGVIHRDIKPSNVLLALDVVGPDVVGPSESRSLEATATSKSEPPQSVPLSAYRPRLTDFGLAKFSDEPIVDTRSSLIIGTPLYMAPEQLLPDLGPITFQTDIYSIGVLLVELIDGKPPLSGKTYVEILSFFQDEPRKSIVYSDIPSDLRTIIDKCLSRTPENRYASADALSVDLAAFAAGETISARKMTWITRARVWCRDARRTREACVSTVAAMSALIVWVLYSISLVMGPWFPGDDPWTPAIQALAIIACINLPVLVLAVLGLRRKIWAMKVAMLLLLTGGVFVPLLIIGDFVGLLDPIYGPFPYFKKSFHALVLLISLSEAIYLSIGIYANRWNWKRHRPAKMATAR, from the coding sequence TTGATTCGCAGGCTTGTTCCAGACGGGTTTGATATGGATGCCCATGGTGATCTGGGAGCAGAGATTCCAGACGATCGCGTTGATCTGTCAGAATTGGACGATGCGTTCCAACTGCTCGCCTCTGGGTCAAGTGGTGAGCAGGTGGAATCCATAGCCGAGTTGTTCGCTGCTTCCGGAACTGGCGGGGGTGACGATGAGGAGTCGATCCACAAAAACGCCGCTTTGCTGTTGCGACTTGCCAAGCATTATTCGGATCGGCCGCCCGAAGTTCCGATTGCCGCCGACGGTCATGTCATTCCGAAGCAGATTGGTCGCTTTTCCATTCTTCGAGAGATTGGCAGTGGCGGTTTTGGTGTGATCTATCTTGCTCGTGACGAAGCGATCGGTCGCGATGTCGCGATCAAACTTCCGCGACGCGATCTGATCCAGGACGCGGTTCGCCGAAAACAGATGATTCATGAGGCCCGCACAGCAGGTTCACTTGAACACCCTGGCATCATCCCCATCTACGAGAGTGGATGTGAGGGGGAGACCGTTTATCTGGTTTCCTCCTACTGCGAAGGTCCCGACCTGGCGACTTGGCTTGGTTCTCAAACGGAGCGACCGAGCGTGATCGAAATTGCCTCGTTTGTCAGTCGGTTGGCCGATGCGGTGGCCTATGCCCACGGTAAGGGGGTGATCCATCGCGACATCAAACCCAGCAATGTGTTGCTGGCGCTCGATGTAGTGGGTCCGGATGTAGTGGGTCCGTCGGAAAGTAGATCGCTGGAAGCCACAGCCACATCGAAAAGTGAGCCCCCGCAATCCGTGCCGTTGTCAGCCTACCGACCGCGATTGACCGATTTTGGATTGGCCAAATTTTCTGACGAACCGATTGTTGACACGCGCAGCAGTCTGATCATTGGCACACCGTTGTACATGGCCCCCGAGCAGTTGCTGCCCGATTTGGGGCCGATCACTTTTCAGACGGACATTTATTCAATCGGGGTCTTATTGGTCGAGCTGATCGATGGGAAACCGCCGCTAAGTGGAAAGACCTACGTTGAGATCTTGTCATTCTTTCAAGATGAGCCGCGCAAATCGATTGTCTATTCAGACATTCCATCTGACTTGCGAACGATCATAGACAAATGTCTTAGCAGGACACCCGAAAATCGTTATGCATCCGCAGACGCCTTGTCGGTGGACTTAGCCGCTTTCGCCGCAGGAGAAACGATATCCGCTCGCAAAATGACATGGATCACTCGAGCACGGGTGTGGTGTCGCGATGCTCGGCGCACGCGCGAAGCTTGTGTCTCTACCGTTGCAGCAATGTCCGCTCTGATTGTCTGGGTCTTGTACTCTATCTCCCTGGTCATGGGGCCATGGTTTCCTGGTGACGATCCATGGACACCAGCGATTCAAGCACTTGCGATCATCGCTTGCATTAATCTGCCGGTACTGGTTTTGGCTGTCTTGGGGCTTCGCAGAAAGATCTGGGCGATGAAGGTCGCGATGTTATTGTTGTTAACCGGAGGCGTTTTTGTACCGCTCTTGATCATTGGCGATTTTGTCGGTTTGCTTGATCCCATTTACGGCCCGTTCCCCTATTTCAAGAAGAGTTTTCACGCTTTGGTCTTGTTGATCAGCCTTTCGGAGGCGATCTACCTATCCATTGGCATTTATGCGAATCGATGGAATTGGAAACGCCACCGTCCAGCAAAGATGGCGACAGCAAGGTAG
- a CDS encoding Calx-beta domain-containing protein has protein sequence MRSPRRKRRRLFRLETLERRDLLAASVWQNSTDRFDVNNDAVYSSGDLIPIFAEVLNHNYSDANGRLPDERPSDDNAYFFDVSGDGFVTHLDLNQMRFFLGASDFTTYRPNILSVNSERQDKEDPLTIEDFVFGGAMSVTVDSDYFAGSVDVATEDIAGQAVAGVDYTSFSTTLSFDESNDYMESFSVDFIADATPEPDETFAVTLSNLQPGEEGPWIFDQTLVYDTEFSTASTANLSSAATDVNVQDTTAYVTDGDGVHVFSIFDVSNPLALGSLTGLGDTQAIQVVDFSTAYIAAGEDGLIVMDVTNPAMMMPLGSLPTTADVYDVYYLDGRLYTAEGNDGAHTMRIYDASDPAALVELGRTVTPEINQLIVQGTVAYAAASDGGLILLDVADPSSITMLDSDNTLNAQSIDLRDTTLYVGATDSVKAYDVSDPSNIVLLGSIDSGTNVSFSLSGEFGYFGDEIRGFGGLLYATESDGLLKVYNVSNPSEMVLVGSFAVTNPRGLDLAVDRVFLAADSGLQVLTQTQIATVVGTILNDDEGTPTVFFTSDGQFVREVDGSVSVEFTLSAASDTPIVVPISYSGTADDGTDYSSGGVSEISIPAGDTSASLSLSIIDDEVAESSETIVVSMGTPSGAVLGSVTEQTITITDDDVNATPTVQFTADAQNASESDGSISVSVMLSAASDTEVVVPLSYSGTADDGTDYSSSGASQITIPAGDTSASVSLSISDDDEVEPAETIIVSMGTPSGADLGTTSEQTITITDNDVTATPTVQFTADAQNASESDGSINVSVMLSAASNTEVVVPLSYSGTADDGTDYSSSGASQITIPAGDTSASVSLSITDDDEVEPAETIIVSMGTPSGADLGTTSEQTITITDDDATATPTVQFASATQNASESDGSISVSVTLSAASDTEVVVPLSYSGTADDGTDYSSSGASQITIPVGDTSAGVSLSITDDDDVEPAETIIVSMGTPSGVNLGSTSEQTITINDNDVTVPTDEQVVVSRGLVTGPALIPAGDKAVVHIFGAKRDTELTVTAIGRSSVNGMPTVHLYDADLGVLADNRTGSITATLDGGKLYAIRFEATDAERLFSIRSSAGYDALFQTPITNLIQRTDVDASGETTANDALMIVNRLSESRSAQGESLSFANRFYDVSGDGIITALDALMVINFLSEGSRSVAESESIPLAANGIDNESIADSDVFSDEFAIVAPEKKVMVFSNPDPSDPLPSDPLPSSAAQTDNEMEGQEVDLVMALLGGTDLG, from the coding sequence ATGCGATCACCACGCCGAAAACGCCGACGACTTTTCCGCCTTGAAACGCTAGAACGCCGCGACCTGTTGGCCGCCTCCGTTTGGCAAAACTCCACCGATCGATTCGATGTAAATAATGATGCTGTGTATAGTTCTGGCGATTTAATTCCCATCTTTGCTGAAGTGTTGAATCATAATTACAGTGATGCCAATGGCCGATTGCCAGACGAGCGTCCCTCCGACGACAATGCCTACTTCTTCGATGTCAGCGGCGATGGCTTTGTCACCCATTTGGATTTAAACCAAATGCGGTTTTTCCTGGGCGCTAGCGACTTCACGACGTACCGACCGAACATACTCTCGGTCAACTCCGAGAGACAAGACAAGGAAGACCCACTCACTATCGAAGATTTCGTATTTGGCGGCGCGATGAGCGTTACGGTCGACAGTGATTACTTTGCCGGTAGCGTCGATGTTGCGACAGAGGACATTGCAGGCCAGGCCGTTGCCGGTGTTGATTACACGAGCTTTAGTACAACTCTAAGCTTTGACGAGTCAAACGATTATATGGAGTCCTTTAGCGTCGATTTCATCGCTGATGCGACGCCCGAACCCGATGAAACGTTCGCCGTCACGCTGAGTAATCTGCAGCCCGGTGAGGAAGGGCCGTGGATATTCGACCAAACTCTGGTGTATGACACCGAATTTTCGACAGCGTCAACCGCTAACCTCAGTTCTGCCGCCACGGATGTGAATGTCCAAGACACGACGGCTTATGTCACCGATGGCGATGGTGTTCACGTCTTTAGTATTTTTGATGTCAGTAATCCCCTCGCACTCGGCTCGCTCACCGGCTTGGGGGATACCCAAGCGATTCAAGTGGTCGATTTTTCGACGGCCTACATCGCTGCCGGCGAAGATGGCCTGATCGTCATGGATGTCACTAACCCAGCGATGATGATGCCACTGGGATCGTTGCCAACGACGGCCGATGTCTATGACGTCTATTACTTGGACGGGCGGCTCTATACCGCCGAAGGTAATGACGGAGCGCACACGATGCGAATCTACGATGCCTCCGATCCAGCGGCGCTGGTTGAACTTGGTCGGACGGTGACACCCGAAATCAATCAATTGATCGTGCAAGGAACGGTTGCTTACGCCGCTGCCTCCGATGGCGGATTGATTCTACTCGATGTGGCCGATCCGAGTTCGATCACCATGCTCGACTCGGACAATACGCTCAATGCACAATCGATCGATCTAAGAGACACAACCCTCTACGTCGGAGCGACCGACAGCGTGAAAGCCTATGATGTTAGTGATCCATCGAACATCGTCTTGCTTGGATCAATCGACTCTGGAACAAACGTCTCCTTCTCCCTATCCGGTGAATTTGGTTATTTTGGTGATGAGATCCGTGGTTTTGGCGGACTGCTCTACGCAACCGAGTCCGACGGACTGCTTAAGGTTTACAATGTTTCTAATCCGAGTGAGATGGTGCTCGTCGGCAGCTTTGCGGTCACGAATCCAAGAGGATTAGACCTCGCCGTGGACAGAGTGTTCCTGGCTGCAGATTCTGGTCTTCAAGTTCTCACGCAGACGCAAATAGCGACCGTTGTTGGGACGATTCTAAACGACGACGAGGGGACGCCGACCGTGTTCTTTACCAGCGATGGTCAATTCGTTCGTGAAGTCGATGGCTCGGTCAGCGTCGAGTTCACCTTATCCGCGGCCAGCGACACTCCAATAGTCGTGCCAATCAGCTACAGCGGCACCGCTGATGATGGCACGGATTACAGTAGCGGCGGTGTAAGCGAAATCAGCATTCCAGCTGGCGACACGTCCGCTAGTCTTTCCCTTTCGATCATCGATGACGAAGTCGCTGAATCCTCTGAAACGATTGTTGTCAGCATGGGGACACCCAGCGGTGCGGTTCTAGGCTCAGTAACCGAACAAACCATCACGATCACTGACGACGATGTCAACGCAACACCAACGGTCCAGTTTACCGCCGACGCGCAAAACGCCAGCGAAAGCGACGGTTCAATCAGCGTCAGCGTGATGCTGTCGGCCGCCAGTGACACCGAAGTGGTCGTCCCGCTCAGCTACAGCGGGACTGCGGACGATGGAACCGACTACAGCAGCAGCGGTGCAAGCCAAATCACGATTCCAGCCGGTGACACGTCCGCTAGTGTTTCGCTTTCGATCAGTGACGACGACGAAGTCGAACCCGCCGAGACGATCATCGTCAGCATGGGCACGCCGAGCGGCGCGGATCTCGGAACGACCTCCGAACAAACGATCACGATCACTGACAACGATGTCACTGCAACACCAACGGTCCAGTTTACCGCCGACGCGCAAAACGCCAGTGAAAGCGACGGTTCAATTAACGTCAGCGTGATGCTGTCGGCCGCCAGTAACACCGAAGTCGTCGTCCCGCTCAGCTACAGCGGGACCGCGGATGATGGAACCGATTACAGTAGCAGCGGCGCGAGCCAAATCACGATTCCTGCGGGTGACACGTCCGCTAGTGTTTCGCTTTCGATCACGGACGACGACGAAGTCGAACCCGCCGAGACGATCATCGTCAGCATGGGCACGCCGAGCGGCGCGGATCTCGGAACGACCTCCGAGCAGACGATCACGATCACTGACGACGATGCCACCGCAACGCCAACGGTCCAGTTCGCCAGTGCCACGCAAAACGCCAGTGAAAGCGACGGTTCAATCAGCGTCAGCGTGACGCTGTCGGCCGCCAGTGACACCGAAGTCGTCGTCCCGCTGAGCTACAGCGGGACTGCGGATGATGGAACCGATTACAGTAGCAGCGGCGCGAGCCAAATCACGATTCCTGTGGGTGACACGTCCGCTGGTGTTTCGCTTTCGATCACCGATGACGACGATGTCGAACCCGCCGAGACGATCATCGTCAGTATGGGTACGCCTAGTGGCGTAAACCTCGGAAGCACCAGCGAGCAAACGATTACGATCAACGACAATGATGTCACGGTTCCAACGGACGAGCAGGTCGTTGTCAGCCGGGGGCTTGTTACGGGGCCCGCATTGATCCCCGCTGGTGACAAAGCCGTCGTCCATATTTTTGGTGCCAAGCGAGATACAGAATTGACAGTGACAGCAATTGGCAGGTCTTCGGTCAACGGAATGCCAACGGTACACTTGTATGACGCAGATTTGGGTGTTTTGGCTGACAATCGTACCGGATCGATCACAGCAACATTGGATGGCGGAAAGCTGTATGCGATTCGTTTTGAAGCAACAGACGCCGAACGTCTATTTTCGATTCGAAGTTCAGCTGGGTACGACGCACTCTTCCAAACGCCGATCACTAATCTTATTCAGAGGACGGATGTGGACGCCAGCGGTGAAACGACTGCGAACGATGCACTGATGATTGTCAACCGTTTGAGCGAGTCGCGGTCGGCACAGGGCGAGTCGCTTTCATTTGCCAATCGGTTTTATGACGTCAGCGGTGATGGTATCATCACGGCTCTGGATGCTTTGATGGTAATCAATTTCTTATCCGAAGGCAGTCGTTCGGTCGCCGAATCAGAATCAATTCCGCTGGCCGCAAATGGGATCGACAACGAATCTATCGCCGATTCTGATGTATTCTCCGACGAGTTTGCAATCGTTGCACCAGAGAAGAAAGTGATGGTATTCTCGAATCCCGATCCATCCGATCCGCTTCCATCCGATCCGCTTCCGTCCAGTGCGGCACAAACCGACAACGAGATGGAGGGACAAGAGGTCGATCTCGTGATGGCGTTACTTGGTGGAACTGATTTAGGCTAA